TGGTGTTTAAGGCATTGAGAAGTGCTCACCTTAATTAAAAGCTAGTCAATTGGTTTATATCGCATTTAGGGCCTCTGCATGTCTTAATAGATAGAAGCATTcaataacaatgaaaaaacGGATCAATTTTACTCTATATGCAACCAAACTATTTAGTGATAAACATGCTTGGAAAGccctaattaaaaaaaattagggtttaagAAAATATACCTTTGATGCTTTTCGAAATTCTCAATATCTCCTCACGTACTCAAACAGGGACAACCACTAGAATTGACCAGCTAATCTCCGAATTTTAAATCGGGTTGCGGGACCCAGTTTGGTGAAGAAACTAatggaaatatatatgtaaattggAAGGTATAAGTTTGGTTGAAATTTGGGAGAGtaataaatttgcaatttctaaaattacttGAAAGTGCAAAAgtctttaacaaaaataaaagcaaccctatttataacttaattacatgcaaaattgcatgtaattagttagtcaaatctcaacacctaataatccactaacaattagtcgaacttagtgggctaggtgtctacaTCTCATGTAGTCACATATCCTACTAAGTGTTAGTAgattatccaaaaaaaatgttggattttcccactaacttagtccaagggtaaaatggtcatttgacattttcaaatcaaaagtgACGAATTTCGACCTCCCGATGAAtcgatgttttttttttcaaaatttaaatcacatttgaatataaggctggtcaaagtttgacttttcaaagtcaaaaagtcaacattttgactttttacaactttgaccatttccatcaattccgagcttcctAGTATGAATCTGTAAAtctcatttaaacataaagctctatttttaatttgaatatgacgactatatcacatatacttgtcggtttctctctcttcttccaaTTCAAACAATTCGATTTATTCCATCACACTttataagtttattccatatgagctagcaagggaacctaatggacctatagatcatggctccaacgattcaagattaattggctaaactcttagaccgagttaatcaacatttgttAACTAACGAGttattccactaaagtcccatAGCTGCACTCCCTTCgctatagatatatttatgtccatttgataaaatcatgatcagtaagttaatccttcacaggttgttcATAACCTCAGCTAGgtcaaaataccattttacCCCCGATACTACATCTTGTTCTTTAAGccccactaatccactattgaacaattggtttaaggtccaacctataaacttaattctctcgggccaatgagaggatGGAGCCCCTTGTTTAAGACTTGAATttagtgcttaagagaacaacctatctactaaccctaaaacgggtaggagtgaatttcgTCTTGCATCCTATGTCCCaactatccacccgatcttacccctaaaatgggaggcttattgggccaatgctgatgagctgccctcacctatgtaGATCTAAGaataatctcgtgtgaacaggagttcatagttagctcaggattaagattaagttacccaggtcatcaataatcgagatagtcaattttaaacagtaaacagtgttataacgtaaaagtgactatttcatggttcaatcttatgtaagtactttacataggatgcccccattttcatgtctctacatgaacgattcaagATCACCTAGTTTGTACTTACTACAAAGCAGgtcgcatccatagtttctctaaataaggcgtcCAAccattattcatatactatagactatttaggctatatactcgaacttgatccacgtttatgtctccacataaagttcaaatttacCTCAAAAATAGCCTCGactagtttattggatttaagattataatattcaatttctcaataacgactttattgaacagaatatgattacaaactacaagtTTTATGACAAAAATTCCAACATTAACTACCCATTGACACATAGACATTCCTTCTCTTTCcctaaaaaaacaagttaGTTCACATACCTCATCTTATCTcctcttttccatttttttacaGAATCTCTGGTGTAGATATTAGGTTAGTTTAGACACCTTTTACTTACACTGTCAAGCTTTATACCGACTAAACAAAGGAGTAAGCTTTCTAACCAAGATTTGATATCATTTTCCTGTGTTCAACCTTGACTTACCCAGAAAATCTATTGTCACTTACACTCGGGCAAGCGATAGGCgaacttgtactcaacgagGATTTAGTGCTTGTAACGAATTTTAGAAACACAATGAGCATCTTGCATGTAACCCAAACACCCTCAAACTAAGTTTTTGGCGTCGTTGTAAGAATTTCTTCCACAAGTAGTACATGTAATGCACAAATAGAACTGCACCTTTTATTGTACGAACCTCAACTACAACCATTGACTGGggcatttttggtatttttcattgtggcTCTATGggctttttccattttcaaaattgttctataagtataaatattttgtcggtttgttatatatattttttaaaataactcttagttttatgttttataaatatttgggaTGTTTCCAAGTATACCAAAATGACctaacttatttatattttaaaaaatgacataagttatttacaaatatagaagTTTTTTACTTTCCATCTATTATAGATACTAATAAATGAATATCTACGTCTATCGCGATCTACCTTCATATAAagtaaaactttattataatggtaaaaatatttacaattttgccatttaaaacatttttttaaaatctattttctaacacatttaaaaaaaagtttagattgaaatttaagttttaaacatattatcaagcatatttgaaaagaaatattattttatatgccaaaatatctaaaaatatttacaaatataataaaaaaatcacaatttaTTTGTGATAGATCAAGATAGacttatatttatgatttgataGTTAAGACACATAGAAAAAGTTCACCGCATTCCATTATAGATAGAGTATGATATTGTgttataaaaatttgtaaatatctCGATTTGTTTTGGGTATATTTGAAAGGATAAAATGGGAcattattttctctaaatccgagttttaaaaattctgTTTTCAAACAGTTTGCTAAAcatgaaaactttttttttataaaaaaaataagaatataataataacagtatctattttatttattagggtaaataaaagaaaggagtAGAGAAAAGGCGTTGGATAAGAAAGTGCGCAGGAAGTATAAATAGGGTCCGATCTCCTTCATGCGCAAATTAGGGCTCTGCTCCTTTCACTTTCACATCTTCGTGGCGCCATCTCCACCTTTAAATCCCGGTAAaaacaatctctctctctctctctctctctctctcccagTTTTCCCTACTCCCGATTCATAATCATGAATGAATTCGAAGGGATCTGTTTGCCCGTTTTATTCTTTACAATATACACACCTGACCCAGattgctaatttttttttcggAATGAAAATTAGACGTGTAGGCCGTCttcttgttttaaatttgtgcCAATTTGATTATGATCTCCGCAGTTGAAGGTTTTAGTTCATTTGGTCAATTCTGGCTTTTATCTGAATATGATGACATAACAGTTTTGCAAGGAAAATTTTTCGTTTTTGCGAATTCATTACCAGCTGTCTGCACTATATTTGAGCTCTGGGAGGGCATTTCACGGGCCGTGTGATCAcattcttgtttcttcttttcagttttgagaaagaaaagcatttaGTTGCAAACAGCTCTTATTTCTCAACTCGTTTATCAGatacgtttttaaaaatttgtaatcaTTTTAGAAACAGCAATATCaagttttatttcttgttcCTCCAttgtttcatctttttcttttcttttttacttataaaatgcctaattgtaaataatcatataaaatttgggtatttaatcttttaaaaaataactttcatATTAGTTCATAGAACATGGGACAAGAAGTGGTCACCAAACCTCTTTCtacttgttttttaaaataaaaaaagaagtgcaAAAAGACAAGAACCAGTTACTAAAGCTAGTTCGatttctcctttttaaaaaagagtaaaCAGAAACAACAGATGAGAAACATGATTTGTGAATCAAGAAGTAAGGGTGTTACCAGACGGGCTCTTGGTGACTTAGGCATGTTCTTCTTgggataaaattgaaaatgtttgtACTTGTAATCTTTGAACACTCATTTGGCATGGTTTTATGGCTTCCTCATTGCTTCACATTCCTAAGACAAAAAATGAAGAGTACTGAatcttttaaagttatttattttattcataagTTTTGCCCCATTCTCATTCTCGTTTGCTGATTTCTAAAGCTCAAGCCAGGGTATTAACTTGAACTCAAGAAGTTAAATGAGATATGATGTCTGAAGATACTGGTCCGTTGTTGGTCGTGTATGATGATCCTTCTGACCAACAGTCCTTGTCTTTAGACGAAACCGGCAGCACGGAGGAGTCACCTGATGAAACCAGGCTGTCCCTGGATTCAAGTAATGATGCAACTCCATATATAGGGCAAAGATTTCCTACTCATGACTCTGCTTATGAGTTTTATAGTGAATTTGCTAAGAGATGTGGCTTCTCGATCCGAAGACACCGAACAGAGGGAAAAGATGGGATTGGGAAAGGCCTCACAAGGCGGTATTTTGTTTGCCATCGTGCTGGTAGCACACCTATTAAGACACCAAACGAAAATAAGCCtcagagaaatagaaaatccTCTCGGTGTGGATGTCAAGCTTATATGAGGATAAGCAAAACATTGGAACTAGGACCACCAGAGTGGCGTGTCACTGGTTTTGCAAACCACCATAATCATGAACTATTAGAACCAAACCAAGTCCGTTTCCTTCCAGCATATCGAACAATTTCTGAGATTGACAAGGGTCGAATTCTTATGTATGCCAAATCAGGAATTTCTGTGCAGCAAATGATGAGGCTCATGGAGCTGGAGAAAGGTGTAGAGCCAGGATATTTGCCATTCACTGAGAAGGATGTAAGAAATCTACTTCaatcatttagaaaattagaTCATGAAGAAGAGAGCATTGACTTATTGCGGATGTGCAGAAACATTAAAGAGAAAGATccgaatttcaaatttgagtaTGTGATCGACTCAAACAACAGGTTAGAGAACATTGCCTGGTCATATGCATCATCCATTCAGGCATATGACACATTTGGTGATGCAGTGGTCTTCGATACCACACATCGATTGACAGCATTTGACATGCCACTTGGGATATGGGTTGGAATTAATAACTATGGCATGCCTTGCTTCTTAAGTTGTGTACTTCTTCGGGAGGAGAATTTGAGATCGATTACATGGGCTTTGAAGGTACTAAACTTTCAATATTATTCCTTCGTCAGCTGGTGTATCACATTGAGCATGTAACTTTTTCTGGTATCTATACTATAGTATTACTTATCCTTCTCGTCAAGTctagaaaatgaaacaagtATTCTCAATGGTACCATAATAGTAGAACATTGAAAGTATTTAATAGTTTGATCTGAATTTGAATCGTCAGGTTAGAAAACAGATGCACAGCCTGTCAGGCTGTCATTACTGGGATTTTAATcataatatgatatatacaAAAGTCATCCTTATCAATTTAGTACTAGGTCTTAAATCTTGCATCACATTTTCGtaaatgaattataattaaaaattttgaggAATCTGGCAGTGCATCTGCTTCTCTTCTTAGCTTAGGTTTCATCTACTTTTATGAAACGATGCAGCTTCATATCCATGTCATtgccatttttaatttcaaatttgccTCTTCATTCATTATGGCCGAGGGGTGGATATGACATCTATTTAAATAGTTCATCACTCTCAgttatcttatttttttgtttctaatgtGCTATGAAAGGCATTCATGGGATTCATGAATGGGAAAGCTCCACAGACAATATTAACGGACCAGAATGTGTGTCTCAAAGATGCAATAGCGATGGAACTGCCTACTACTAAGCATGCACTTTGTATTTGGATGATTGTGGCAAAGTTTCCATCATGGTTTAATGCTATTCTTGGAGAACGTTACAATGAGTGGAAAAGTGAATTCTGTCGACTCTATAATCTGGAGTCAATTGAGGATTTTGAGATAGGGTGGAGGGACATGGTAAATTCCTTTGGTCTGCATACTAATAGGCACATTGCCAACTTGTACAGTTTGCGATCTCTTTGGGCATTACCATTCTTGAGAAGCCATTTCTTTGCTGGAATGGCAACTATTGGCCAGTCAAAAGCAATCAATGCTTTTATTCAGCGATTTTTAAGTGCACAGACCCGACTTGCTCAGTTTATTGAACAGGTATGCAGATTTATCATACTGTTTCCTTTGCATTAGATATATTGGACCTATTTTGACAATATTTATCCAGTGCAGTTTTTGGAATTCATGACTGTTTGT
The Cucumis sativus cultivar 9930 unplaced genomic scaffold, Cucumber_9930_V3 scaffold77, whole genome shotgun sequence genome window above contains:
- the LOC101203422 gene encoding LOW QUALITY PROTEIN: protein FAR1-RELATED SEQUENCE 11 (The sequence of the model RefSeq protein was modified relative to this genomic sequence to represent the inferred CDS: inserted 1 base in 1 codon); translation: MMSEDTGPLLVVYDDPSDQQSLSLDETGSTEESPDETRLSLDSSNDATPYIGQRFPTHDSAYEFYSEFAKRCGFSIRRHRTEGKDGIGKGLTRRYFVCHRAGSTPIKTPNENKPQRNRKSSRCGCQAYMRISKTLELGPPEWRVTGFANHHNHELLEPNQVRFLPAYRTISEIDKGRILMYAKSGISVQQMMRLMELEKGVEPGYLPFTEKDVRNLLQSFRKLDHEEESIDLLRMCRNIKEKDPNFKFEYVIDSNNRLENIAWSYASSIQAYDTFGDAVVFDTTHRLTAFDMPLGIWVGINNYGMPCFLSCVLLREENLRSITWALKAFMGFMNGKAPQTILTDQNVCLKDAIAMELPTTKHALCIWMIVAKFPSWFNAILGERYNEWKSEFCRLYNLESIEDFEIGWRDMVNSFGLHTNRHIANLYSLRSLWALPFLRSHFFAGMATIGQSKAINAFIQRFLSAQTRLAQFIEQVAVVVDFKDQAGEQQTMQQNLQNISLKTGAPMESHAATILTPFAFSKLQEQLVLAAHYASFQMDDGFLVRHHTKTDGGRKVYWVPREXIISCSCHQFEFSGILCRHALRVLSTGNCFQIPDSYLPIRWRRISMPSAKLLPSTTNDHAERIQLLQSMVTNLVTESAKSRERLDIATEQVSLLLSRVREHPTSLPGSRDVSTIHRNL